The DNA region CTCTGCACGAAGGCGCGGTCGATGGGCCGGCGATTGTTGGCGATGAAATCGGGCAGGCGCTGCTTGCGCTGCGCCAGCGTGGGGCTGCCCTCCCCGGTCCAGACGAAGGCATCGAGCGCCAGGCGCGCGACGCGTTCCGGATGCTGCTGCGCGAACAGCGCCGCCTTCAGCGCGCCGGAGGAAATCCCGTACATCAGCAGGCGCGGGTCCTTCGCCCGCGCCAGGACGTAGGCGCTGCCGGCGGCCAGGTCGAGCGCGCCGTTGGCGATGTCGGCGTTGATCGGCCGGTGCTTGCTGGAGCGGCCATAGCCTTCGTTGTCCATGCACCAGGTGTCGAAGCCGCGCGCGGCGAACCAGTCCATGGCCGAGGAATCGGGCCGGCCGGGCACGCTGAGATCGAACGTCGGCTGCGACGCCATGGAGGATCCATGCACGAAGAAGATCGTGCCGGCGTGCGGCACGCCGGCGGCGGCGGGTTTGTGCCAGAGAAACAGGTCGACGTCGTCGCGCCGGGTCCAATGTTCCTCGCCGCCATGCCAGGTGACGGCGCCGGTGCCGCCCAGGGTGTCGCGCGCGGGTGCTGCTGGTGACATGAATCGGCCTCCTGCCGTCTGCGTGGGAGCTTGCGATGTTGAGCGCCCGGCGGCGGCGATTCAATGCCGATCGATGAACAGACTGTTCACGCACGGGCCGGCAAATAAATGGGCGCCGGGAAATAGGCACCGGGCAGGCCGGGAGAGGTTGCGCGGCGATCGCGCGCCGGCCCGGGCGGCATTCGATCCCGACGCCGTTCAGCCCGGATGCCGTTCAATCCCAATACGGGCGATCGCCGAATTGCGCCACCAGGAAGTCGACGAACAGCTTGGTGCAGTGCGCCATGGTCGGGTTGGGCAGGTAGGCGGCGTAGAGCGTGCGCTCCGGCAGGCGATAGTCCGGCAGCACGCGCCGCAGCCTGCCGTCGCGCAAGGCCTCGCCGGCCGCGAAGGTCGGCGCTACCGCGATGCCCAGGTCTGCCAGCGCGGCCTCCACCACGGCGTCGGCGCTGTTGGCCCTGAAATTCCCCTTCGGCTTGACCGCGCACTCGCCCTCGGGCCCCTGGAAGCGCCATTCCCCGCGCGCGTCGGCGAAATAGACCAGGCAATTGTGCGCCGCCAGGTCCGCCGGCGTGCGCGGCGCGGGATGGCGCGCCAGGTAGGCCGGGCTGGCGCAGGCCACCATGCGCATCGGCGCCAGCCGCCGGGCGACCAGCGAGAGCAGCACCGGTTCGTCGGCCTGGCGGATGACGACGTCGGCGCCGCCGGTGACGAGGTCGGGAAACTGCTGGCTCAGGTCGACGTCGATCGACACCTCGGGATAGCGCGCCAGGAAACGCGCGACAACCGGCAGCAGATGGCGCCGCCCGAACGCCATGGCGGAACTGATGCGGATGCGGCCGCCGGGCGCGCTGCGGAATTGCTCGATCTCGTGGCGGGCGTCCTCCGCGTGGGCGATCAACTGGCGGCAGCGCTCGTGAAACAGCTCGCCGGCCGGGGTCAGCCCGAGCTTGCGGGTCGTGCGGTGCAACAGCCTGACGCCCAGCGACTGCTCCAGGTCGGCCACGTGCTTGCTCGCCAGCGCCTTGGAGATGCCCAGTTTCTCCGCCGCCCGGGAAAAACTCTTGGTGTCGGCGATGGCCGAAAACGTCAGGAATTCGTTCAAATCGAGCATAGGGTCCACGCTCAGGCCCGGTTTCGCGGCCATATTAGCGCAGCGCCGGCGCGGCGGCGCGCCCAGGGAGGATGAGGCCCCCTGGGCGCGGCACGCCTATATAGACCGGGGACTGGGTAACGCCCGTGCGGGGCCTGCCTGGCGGAACGGGCCCAAGACTTGCGGCGCGGCGGCATCCCGCGGCCCCGGGCCGTGGACCGAAACCGAGGAAAACGGAGCGATGTCCCCTACTTCCCCCATGGATCGTCCCTCTCCCGCCGGCCATCCCCCGCCGGCCCCCGCGTCCGGCGAGACAGGCACCGGCCCGGCGCCGGGCAGCATCACCAGCGATATCCCCGCCCGCCTCGACCGCCTGCCCTGGTCGGGCTGGCATTGGCGCGTCACCATCGCGCTGGGCGTGGCCTGGGTGCTGGACGGCCTGGAAGTGACGCTGGTCGGCTCCATCGGCGGCGTGCTGGAACGCGCCGACACGCTGGCGCTGTCGGCCACCCAGGTCGGCTGGGCCGGCTCGCTGTATATCGCCGGCGCGGTGGTGGGCGCCCTGGGGTTCGGGCGGCTGGCCGACCGGCTGGGCCGCAAGACGCTGTTCATGATGACGCTGGCCATCTATATGGCGGCGACGCTGGCGACGGCGTTTTCACCGGATTTCCTCTTTTTCGCCGTCTGCCGTTTCGCCACCGGCCTGGGCATCGGCGGCGAGTACGCCGCCATCAATTCCGCCATCGACGAGCTGATCCCGGCCCGCGTGCGCGGCCGCGTCAACCTGGCCATCAACGGCAGTTTCTGGCTGGGCGCCGCGCTGGGCGCCGGCCTCAGCCTGCTGCTGCTGGATCCCCGCGTCCTGGGCCCCGAACTGGGCTGGCGCGCGGGCTTCGGCCTGGGCGCGGTGCTCGCCCTGGCCATCCTGCTGGTCAGGCGCGACGTGCCGGAAAGCCCGCGCTGGCTGCTTTCGCATGGCCGCGGCGAGGAAGCCCACCGCATCATCGACGCCATCGAGGCGCGCGTCCGGGCCCAGCATGGCGAGCTGCCGCCGGCGCAAGGCAGCATCACCTTCCGCCGCCGCGCCGGCGGCGGCCTGCGCGAGGTCGCGCGCGTCCTGCTGCAGCGGTATCGCCGCCGCAGCGCGGTGGCGCTGGCGCTGATGGTGTCGCAGGCCTTCTTCTACAACGCCATCTTCTTCACCTACGCGCTGGCCTTGACCCGCTATATGGGCGTGTCCGAGGAAAGGGTGGCGCTGTACGTGTTTCCCTTCGCGCTGGGCAACGTGCTGGGCCCGCTGGTGCTGGGCCCCCTGTTCGACCGGGTGGGACGGCGGCGCATGATCGCGGCGACCTACGCCTGTTCGGGCGTGGCGCTGGCGATCACCGCCTGGGTGTTCGTGCGCGGCTGGCTGGGCGCCGATGGCCTGGCGCTGTGCTGGTCGGCGGTGTTCTTCCTGGCCTCGGCGGCCGCCAGCTCGGCCTACCTGACCGTCAGCGAGGTCTTTCCGCTGGAAACGCGCGCGCTGGCGATCTCGATTTTCTATGCCGTGGGCACGGGCGTCGGCGGGGTGATCGGGCCGGCCCTGTTCGGCCACCTGATCGAAAGCGGCAGCCGGGCGGACCTGGCGGCCGGCTACCTGGCCGCCGCCGTGCTGGTCATCGGCGCGGGCTTGCTGGCCTTGCGCCACGGGGTGGATGCGGAGCGCAAGCCCCTGGAGGAGATCGCCACCCCGCTGGGCGCGGAATAGCAAGGCGGGGCATGGCCTCGGGCCAGGCAAGGGGTAGCTTCCAGGGGTAGCGTCCTTATGGGCGTTATTGTCAAGTTGCGACGACTTGTACGCCCCGGAGCCCCGGGAAGCGGACCTTGGTCTATGATCGAGTTTCGTGTTGTCTACGCAAGCCGAGGTATGCATGAACTGGAAGTTCGCCGCCGTTTTCCTTCTCGTCGGGCTCACCGCCTGCGCCCACAACGACAATATCGCGTCGACCAGCGGGTCGGCCTCCAGCGCCAGTAGCCCCAGTAGCCCGAGTGGCGGCAGCGCCGCGCCCGACAGCGGCAGCTATGGGAGCGGCAGCGCCTACAGCGGCGGCAGCTATGGCGGCTCCGCCACCGGCGGCGCGGCCGCCAATTGCGACGCCCAGCCGGTGCAGAACCTGATCGGCAAGACGCTCACCAACGAAACGACGGAACAGGCGCGCACGGGATCGAATTCGGCCAAGGTGCGGGTGCTCAAGCCCGGCCAGGTCATGACCATGGAATACGACCCTACCCGCATCAACCTGATCACCGACAAGAACAACGCGCTGACCGCCCTGCGCTGCGGCTGATCCTTCCCCTTCGACGAGTCTCGGGCGCCGCGCCCCGCGCGGCCCGTGCCTGCGCGCGCCCGGGACGCGTCGGCCTGCCTTGCTTCATGGCCGGGAGGCAAGCCGGCGACCGGCCAGCGGCCGCAATAACCGGAGCGCCACGCGAGTGGGCGCGGCGCACAATGGAGAACTATGTTTCTCCAACCGTCCGCCCCCATGTCTCTCCCTCCGCCTTCCCTCCCCGCCCCCGTCGCCGAACGTCTGGCCCGCCTGGATGACGCGATGCTGGCGCGCGAGCTCGACGCGCGCGGCTGCGCGATCGTCGACGGCCTGCTGCCGCGCGCGGACTGCGATGCGCTGAGCGCCGCCTACGACGACGGCGGCGCGCCCGGCCAGCCGCGCTATCGCAGCCGCATCGTCATGCAGCGGCACGGGTTCGGGCGCGGGGAATACCAGTACTTCGCCTATCCGCTGCCGGACCTGGTGGCGGCGCTGCGCCACGCGCTCTATCCACGTCTGGCGCGGATCGCCAATGCCTGGAGCGCCCGCCTGGGCACCGACCTGCGCTACCCGGCCGCCCACGCCGATTTCCTGCGCGCCTGCCATGCCGCGGGCCAGACCCGGCCGACGCCGCTGATCCTGCGCTACGACGTCGGCGACTACAACTGCCTGCACCAGGATCTCTACGGCGAGCACGTCTTTCCCTTGCAGGTGGCGATACTGCTGTCCGAACCGGGCCGCGATTTCGAAGGCGGCGAGTTCGTGCTGACCGAACAGCGGCCGCGCCAGCAGTCCCGCGTGGAAGTCGTCGACCTGCGCCAGGGCGACGCGGTGGTGTTCGCCGTCAACGAACGCCCCATGCCAGGCGCGCGCGGCGACTACCGCGTGAAGCTTCGCCACGGCGTCAGCCGGCTGCGGGCGGGACGGCGGCATACGCTGGGCATCATTTTCCACGACGCCGCCTGAAGGCCCGGACGGGCGAGGCCTCAGCTCACGGCGCCATGCCGCCGCGCGCCAGACGTTCCGCCGCGGCGATGGCCTGGGCCAGGAAGGGCGAGGCGTCGCCGCGCCGCCAGCTCAGGATCACCGGCGAGGTGAAAGCCACCGTCCCCGCGGCGATGGGAAGGCTGCGCAGGTCCGCGCGCAGCGAACGCTGCACGCTGGCCGGCACGACCGTCACGCCCAGGCCGGCGGAAACCAGGCCCAGCGCCGTTTGCAGCTCGTTGGCTTCCTGCACGACCACGGGCTGGCGGCCGGCGGCGCGGAACAGGCCCATCACGTGATCGCCGTAGTTGGGCCGCGGCCGCGCGGGATAGAGCACGAAAGGCTGGGCCGCCAGCTCGGCCACCGTCAGCCGCTTGCGCGCGGCCAGGGGATGCGCGGGCGGCAGCACGGCCACCAGCGGCTCGTCCATCAAGACGCGGCGCTCGATGGCCGGGTCGTCGAAGGGAATGCGGCCGATGCCCAGGTCGATGCGGCCGCTCTTCAAGGCCTCGATCTGCGGCAGCGTGGTCATTTCGCTCAGGCCCACGTCGACCCGCGCGTCGGCCTGGCGCAGATGGCGTATCAGTTCTGGCACGAAGCCGGACAGCGTGGACGGCACGAAACCGATGCCGAACCAACGCACGGCGTGCGCGCCCAGGCGCCGCGTGCCGACGACGATTTCCTCCAACCGCGCGTTCAGTTGCAGCGATTGCTCGTAGAAGAAACGCCCCGCCTCGGTCAGCTTCAGCCCGCGCGCGCCACGCTCGACCAGGCACACGCCCAGCTCCTCTTCCAGTTGGCGGATCTGGCGCGACAGCGGCGGCTGGGCGATGTGCAGGGCGGCGGCGGCCCGCGTGAAACTGCCCTCGCGCGCCAGCGCCTGGAAATAGCGCAGGTGCCTGAGCTCCATCCCTATACCTCAAAAGTATGACTGCCAACCAATATAGTCTTGGACGCCTCTCTTTTCCAGGGCAATACTGCGCCTATTCGCCATTACCCTCGTTTCAGGTATGTCCACTCCCCACATCGCGTCGATCGAGACCCTCCTGGTCGATCTGCCCACCATCCGCGCCCATCAACTGGCCATGACCGTCATGCAGAAGCAGACCCTGGTCATCGTGCGCCTGCGCGCCAGCGACGGCATCGAAGGCCTGGGCGAGGCCACGACCATCGGCGGCCTGGCCTACGGCGAGGAAAGCCCGGAAGGCATGAAGCTGGCCATCGACGCCTATCTGGCCCCGGCCCTGGTCGGCCAGGACGCCGGCAACGTCAACGCCGCCATGCGCCGCCTGGACAAGGTCGCGCGCGGCAACCGCTGCGCCAAGTCCGCGCTGGAGACCGCCCTGCTCGACGCCCAGGGCAAGCGCCTGGGCGTGCCGGTGTCGGCCCTGCTGGGCGGCGCGGTGCGCGACGCCCTGCCGGTGCTGTGGACGCTGGCCAGCGGCGATACGGCGCGCGATATCGACGAGGCGGAATCGCTGCTGGCCGCCGGCCGGCACGACACCTTCAAGCTGAAAGTGGGCCGCCGCGCCATCGCCGACGACGTGCGCCACGTCGCGCGCATCAAGACCGCGCTGGGCGAGCGCGCGCGCGTCACGGTGGACGTGAACCAGGCCTGGAACGAAGCCGACGCGGCCGGCGCCATCGCGCGCCTGGAAGCGGCCGGCGTGGACCTGATCGAACAGCCCATCGCCCGCGAGAACCGCGCCGGCATGGCGCGCCTGGCCGCGCGCTTCGTCGTCCCCATCATGGCCGACGAAGCCGTCGCCACGCCCGAGGACGCGCTGGAGCTGGCCCGCCTGGGCGCGGCCGACGTGCTGGCCCTGAAGATCGCCAAGTCGGGCGGCCTGCACGGCGTCATGCGCTGCGCCGCCGTCGGCGACGCGGCCGGCATGGCCCTGTACGGCGGCACCATGCTGGAAGGCTCCATCGGATCGGTGGCCTCCGCGCATGGCTTTCGCGCGCTGCCCACCATGGCCTGGGGCACCGAGCTCTTCGGGCCCCTGCTGCTGAAGGACGACATCGTCGCCAACCCGCCGCGCTATGAGAATTTCTCGATGCACGTGCCGGCGGGACCGGGCCTGGGACTGACGCTGGACGAGGACAAGCTGGCGTTCTACCGCAGAAAGGAATAAGGCGAAGCAGGCGGAAAGACAGGCCCGCCGCTTCCCGCCGATCACCCCCCGCTTTATCGAATCCCCGGGCGCCGTCGTCCGGCACAAAAAACAAAGACACTGGAGACTTCCATGCGTATTACCCGAGTCCTCGCGCGCGCCATGCTGGCCGCCGGCTTCCTCCTGGGCGCGGCCGGCGCCCACGCCGCGGGCTATCCCGAACGCCCGGTCAAGTGGGTGGTCCCCTTCCCGCCGGGCGGCGCCATGGACGCCATCGCGCGCACCCTGGCCGAGTCCATGGGCCGCAAGCTGGGCACCTCGTTCATCGTCGAAAACCGCCCCGGCGCGGGCGGCAACATCGGCGCGTCGACGGTGGCGCGCTCGGCGCCCGACGGCTACACCATCATGATCGCGGCCAACGGCATGGCGGTGAATCCGGCGCTGTACCACGACATGAACTACGACCCGCAGAAGGACTTCGCGCCGATTTCCCTGCTGGCCATCGTGCCCAACGTGCTGGTGACCAATCCGCAGCGCAACGACGTGCACAGCGTGGCCGAGGTCATCGCGCAAGCCAAGGCCAAGCCGGGCCGCTACACCTACGCCTCGGCCGGCGTGGGCACCTCCATCCACCTGGCGGGCGAACTGTTCGCCTCGATGGCGCACGTCGACATGCTGCACGTCCCCTACAAGGGCAGCGGCCCCGCCATGGCCGATCTGCTGGGCGGCCAGGTCGACTATATGTTCGACAGCATCACCTCGGCCAAGCCGCACATCATGGCCGGCAAGCTGCGTGCGCTGGCGGTCACCACGTCCAAGCGCTCCGCGGCGCTGCCCGACGTGCCGACGGTGGCCGAGGCCGGCCTGCCCGGCTACGAGTTGCTGCCGTGGTTCGGCGCCTTCGCGCCTGCGGGCACGCCGCCGGAAATCGTGCAGAAGCTCAATGCGTCGATGCGCGAGGCGATGGCCGATCCCAAGGTCAAGGACACGCTGGACTCCATCGGCGCCGAGCCGGTCGGCAGCAGCCCGGAAGAACTGCGCGCGCACCTGGCCAAGGAAACCGCGCAATGGGCCGTGCTGGTGAAGGAACGGGGCATCAAGATCCAGTAGGACCGGCGGCGCGGTAAGGCGGGACGTCGGCCTGGAAGAACTCGATGAAGGCGCGCAGCGCCGGACGCATCTGCCTGCGCGAAGGATAGTAGATGTAGAAGCCGTCGAACGACGGGCACCAATCCTGCATCACGGCGACCAGGCGCCCCGCCTTCAAGTCGTCGGCGATGAGCTGCTCGAACAGGAAAGCCAGCCCCAGGCCGTCCAGCGCGGCCTGCCGCATCAGGGCCTGCTGCGGCAAGATAAGGTTGCCTTGCACCTCCACGTTGAGGGCCTTGCCGTCCTTCTGCAATTCCCAGCGATAGACCCGGCCGCTGCTGAAACGCCGCCGGATGCAGTTGTGGCCGGCCAGGTCGGCGGGCTCGCGCGGCGCCGGATGCCTGGCGAAATACGCCGGCGTGCCGACGATGAGGCTGCGCCGGGGACCGCTGGCGCGCACCGCGATCATGTCGGCCTCCAGGCTCTCGCCCAGCCGCACGCCCGCGTCGCAGCCGCTCTTGACGATGTCCTCGAAACTGTCGTCCGCGCGGATGTCGAGTTCGATCCCGGGATAACGGGCGCAGAATTCCGGCAGGCGCCGTACGATCAGGTCTTCCACCACCGCCAGCGCCATGGTGACGCGCAAGGGGCCGGACGGCGCGTGGCCCTCCTCCGCCGCCTCGCACAGCCCCGCGGCGATATCGGCGAAAGGCCCGGCGACCCGGGCCAGCAGGCGGGCGCCTTCCTCGGTGGGCCGCGTCGAACGGGTCGTGCGCGCCAGCAGGCGCACGCCCAGGCTTTGCTCCAGCGTCGAGACGGCATGGCTCACGGCCGACGGCGCGATGCCGAAGCGTTCGGCCGCGCGGCGGAAGCTGCCCAGTTCCGCCACGCCGGCGAACACCATGAGCTGGGTGATCTGCGTCCGGTTCATCGTTCTTTCCCCATTGTTCTATCTATTAGATCAAGGCAATCTCAATTACCCGGATTATCGAATCAATCGTAAGTTCTTACCATGTTGTCTTTGCCGCGCACTTCGAGGAGCAAGACGATGCAACACCGCAAACTCGCACAATTCCAGGTCTCCGCCATCGGCCTGGGCTGCATGGGGCTGAGCCATGCCTACGGCGCGCAGGACGAATCGGCGTCCCTGGCGACCCTGGCCCGGGCGCTGGACCTGGGCGTGAATTTCTTCGACACCGCCGAAGCCTACGGTCCCCTGCACAATGAAACCCTGCTGGGCAAGGCGTTCAAGGGCAAGCGCGACCAGGTGGTGATCGCGACCAAGTTCGGCTTCACCTTCCACCCGGACCGGATGGACTCCTCCGCCATCAAGGGCACGGACGGCAGTCCGGCCAACGCGCGCGCGGTGGCCGAGGCTTCCCTGCGGCGGCTGCAGACCGACGCGATCGACCTGTATTACCTGCACCGCGTCGACCCCGCGGTGCCCATCGAGGAAACGGTGGGCGCGATGGCCAGGCTGGTCGAGGAAGGCAAGGTGCGGGCCCTGGGCCTGTCCGAGGTATCGGCCGAGACGCTGCGTCGCGCCCACGCGGTGCACCCCATCGCCGCGCTGCAAAGCGAATATTCGCTCTGGACCCGCGACGTGGAGAACAACGGCGTGCTGGCCGCGTGCCGGGACCTGGGCATCGCGTTCGTTCCGTTCAGCCCCTTGGGCCGCGGTTTCCTGACGGGGAAGCTGGCGCCGGTCGCGGACCTGTCCGAGGGCGACTTCCGCCGCGGCCTGCCCCGCTTCCAGCCCGAGCACGCGGAAGCCAATCGCAAGCTGGTGAAGGTCATCGAGGAC from Bordetella genomosp. 10 includes:
- a CDS encoding tripartite tricarboxylate transporter substrate binding protein: MRITRVLARAMLAAGFLLGAAGAHAAGYPERPVKWVVPFPPGGAMDAIARTLAESMGRKLGTSFIVENRPGAGGNIGASTVARSAPDGYTIMIAANGMAVNPALYHDMNYDPQKDFAPISLLAIVPNVLVTNPQRNDVHSVAEVIAQAKAKPGRYTYASAGVGTSIHLAGELFASMAHVDMLHVPYKGSGPAMADLLGGQVDYMFDSITSAKPHIMAGKLRALAVTTSKRSAALPDVPTVAEAGLPGYELLPWFGAFAPAGTPPEIVQKLNASMREAMADPKVKDTLDSIGAEPVGSSPEELRAHLAKETAQWAVLVKERGIKIQ
- a CDS encoding muconate/chloromuconate family cycloisomerase, which gives rise to MSTPHIASIETLLVDLPTIRAHQLAMTVMQKQTLVIVRLRASDGIEGLGEATTIGGLAYGEESPEGMKLAIDAYLAPALVGQDAGNVNAAMRRLDKVARGNRCAKSALETALLDAQGKRLGVPVSALLGGAVRDALPVLWTLASGDTARDIDEAESLLAAGRHDTFKLKVGRRAIADDVRHVARIKTALGERARVTVDVNQAWNEADAAGAIARLEAAGVDLIEQPIARENRAGMARLAARFVVPIMADEAVATPEDALELARLGAADVLALKIAKSGGLHGVMRCAAVGDAAGMALYGGTMLEGSIGSVASAHGFRALPTMAWGTELFGPLLLKDDIVANPPRYENFSMHVPAGPGLGLTLDEDKLAFYRRKE
- a CDS encoding alpha/beta hydrolase; amino-acid sequence: MSPAAPARDTLGGTGAVTWHGGEEHWTRRDDVDLFLWHKPAAAGVPHAGTIFFVHGSSMASQPTFDLSVPGRPDSSAMDWFAARGFDTWCMDNEGYGRSSKHRPINADIANGALDLAAGSAYVLARAKDPRLLMYGISSGALKAALFAQQHPERVARLALDAFVWTGEGSPTLAQRKQRLPDFIANNRRPIDRAFVQSIFSRDHPGCADEATVSAFADAILSLDNSMPTGTYVDMCSKLPLVDPEKIDLPVIVMRGEYDGIASFEDLAAFFARLPNAFKQFTVMQGISHASFQQKNYHMVYHILHAFYTQPDPVYR
- a CDS encoding LysR family transcriptional regulator, producing the protein MELRHLRYFQALAREGSFTRAAAALHIAQPPLSRQIRQLEEELGVCLVERGARGLKLTEAGRFFYEQSLQLNARLEEIVVGTRRLGAHAVRWFGIGFVPSTLSGFVPELIRHLRQADARVDVGLSEMTTLPQIEALKSGRIDLGIGRIPFDDPAIERRVLMDEPLVAVLPPAHPLAARKRLTVAELAAQPFVLYPARPRPNYGDHVMGLFRAAGRQPVVVQEANELQTALGLVSAGLGVTVVPASVQRSLRADLRSLPIAAGTVAFTSPVILSWRRGDASPFLAQAIAAAERLARGGMAP
- a CDS encoding 2OG-Fe(II) oxygenase — encoded protein: MLARELDARGCAIVDGLLPRADCDALSAAYDDGGAPGQPRYRSRIVMQRHGFGRGEYQYFAYPLPDLVAALRHALYPRLARIANAWSARLGTDLRYPAAHADFLRACHAAGQTRPTPLILRYDVGDYNCLHQDLYGEHVFPLQVAILLSEPGRDFEGGEFVLTEQRPRQQSRVEVVDLRQGDAVVFAVNERPMPGARGDYRVKLRHGVSRLRAGRRHTLGIIFHDAA
- a CDS encoding aldo/keto reductase — its product is MQHRKLAQFQVSAIGLGCMGLSHAYGAQDESASLATLARALDLGVNFFDTAEAYGPLHNETLLGKAFKGKRDQVVIATKFGFTFHPDRMDSSAIKGTDGSPANARAVAEASLRRLQTDAIDLYYLHRVDPAVPIEETVGAMARLVEEGKVRALGLSEVSAETLRRAHAVHPIAALQSEYSLWTRDVENNGVLAACRDLGIAFVPFSPLGRGFLTGKLAPVADLSEGDFRRGLPRFQPEHAEANRKLVKVIEDMAAAKGVSAAQVALAWVLAQGQDIVPIPGAKRIPHLEQNVAATEVRLDAADLARLAETFAPANISGSRYPAALAAMAQR
- a CDS encoding LysR family transcriptional regulator; the protein is MLDLNEFLTFSAIADTKSFSRAAEKLGISKALASKHVADLEQSLGVRLLHRTTRKLGLTPAGELFHERCRQLIAHAEDARHEIEQFRSAPGGRIRISSAMAFGRRHLLPVVARFLARYPEVSIDVDLSQQFPDLVTGGADVVIRQADEPVLLSLVARRLAPMRMVACASPAYLARHPAPRTPADLAAHNCLVYFADARGEWRFQGPEGECAVKPKGNFRANSADAVVEAALADLGIAVAPTFAAGEALRDGRLRRVLPDYRLPERTLYAAYLPNPTMAHCTKLFVDFLVAQFGDRPYWD
- a CDS encoding MFS transporter → MSPTSPMDRPSPAGHPPPAPASGETGTGPAPGSITSDIPARLDRLPWSGWHWRVTIALGVAWVLDGLEVTLVGSIGGVLERADTLALSATQVGWAGSLYIAGAVVGALGFGRLADRLGRKTLFMMTLAIYMAATLATAFSPDFLFFAVCRFATGLGIGGEYAAINSAIDELIPARVRGRVNLAINGSFWLGAALGAGLSLLLLDPRVLGPELGWRAGFGLGAVLALAILLVRRDVPESPRWLLSHGRGEEAHRIIDAIEARVRAQHGELPPAQGSITFRRRAGGGLREVARVLLQRYRRRSAVALALMVSQAFFYNAIFFTYALALTRYMGVSEERVALYVFPFALGNVLGPLVLGPLFDRVGRRRMIAATYACSGVALAITAWVFVRGWLGADGLALCWSAVFFLASAAASSAYLTVSEVFPLETRALAISIFYAVGTGVGGVIGPALFGHLIESGSRADLAAGYLAAAVLVIGAGLLALRHGVDAERKPLEEIATPLGAE
- a CDS encoding I78 family peptidase inhibitor codes for the protein MNWKFAAVFLLVGLTACAHNDNIASTSGSASSASSPSSPSGGSAAPDSGSYGSGSAYSGGSYGGSATGGAAANCDAQPVQNLIGKTLTNETTEQARTGSNSAKVRVLKPGQVMTMEYDPTRINLITDKNNALTALRCG
- a CDS encoding LysR family transcriptional regulator, with product MNRTQITQLMVFAGVAELGSFRRAAERFGIAPSAVSHAVSTLEQSLGVRLLARTTRSTRPTEEGARLLARVAGPFADIAAGLCEAAEEGHAPSGPLRVTMALAVVEDLIVRRLPEFCARYPGIELDIRADDSFEDIVKSGCDAGVRLGESLEADMIAVRASGPRRSLIVGTPAYFARHPAPREPADLAGHNCIRRRFSSGRVYRWELQKDGKALNVEVQGNLILPQQALMRQAALDGLGLAFLFEQLIADDLKAGRLVAVMQDWCPSFDGFYIYYPSRRQMRPALRAFIEFFQADVPPYRAAGPTGS